Proteins encoded by one window of Macaca mulatta isolate MMU2019108-1 chromosome 10, T2T-MMU8v2.0, whole genome shotgun sequence:
- the ADNP gene encoding activity-dependent neuroprotector homeobox protein produces MFQLPVNNLGSLRKARKTVKKILSDIGLEYCKEHIEDFKQFEPNDFYLKNTTWEDVGLWDPSLTKNQDYRTKPFCCSACPFSSKFFSAYKSHFRNVHSEDFENRILLNCPYCTFNADKKTLETHIKIFHAPNASAPSSSLSTFKDKNKNDGLKPKQADSVEQAVYYCKKCTYRDPLYEIVRKHIYREHFQHVAAPYIAKAGEKSLNGAVPLGSNAREESSIHCKRCLFMPKSYEALVQHVIEDHERIGYQVTAMIGHTNVVVPRSKPLMLIAPKPQDKKSMGLPPRIGSLASGNVRSLPSQQMVNRLSIPKPNLNSTGVNMMSSVHLQQNNYGVKSVGQGYSVGQSMRLGLGGNAPVSIPQQSQSVKQLLPSGNGRSYGLGSEQRSQAPARYSLQSANASSLSSGQLKSPSLSQSQASRVLGQSSSKPAAAATGPPPGNTSSTQKWKICTICNELFPENVYSVHFEKEHKAEKVPAVANYIMKIHNFTSKCLYCNRYLPTDTLLNHMLIHGLSCPYCRSTFNDVEKMAAHMRMVHIDEEMGPKTDSTLSFDLTLQQGSHTNIHLLVTTYNLRDAPAESVAYHAQNNPPVPPKPQPKVQEKADIPVKSSPQAAVPYKKDVGKTLCPLCFSILKGPISDALAHHLRERHQVIQTVHPVEKKLTYKCIHCLGVYTSNMTASTITLHLVHCRGVGKTQNGQDKTNAPSRLNQSPSLAPVKRTYEQMEFPLLKKRKLDDDSDSPSFFEEKPEEPVVLALDPKGHEDDSYEARKSFLTKYFNKQPYPTRREIEKLAASLWLWKSDIASHFSNKRKKCVRDCEKYKPGVLLGFNMKELNKVKHEMDFDAEWLFENHDEKDSRVNASKTADKKLNLGKEDDSSSDSFGNLEEESNESGSPFDPVFEVEPKISNSNPEEHVLKVIPEDALESEEKLDQKEEDGSKYETIHLTEEPTKLMHNASDSEVDQDDVVEWKDGASPSESGPGSQQVSDFEDNTCEMKPGTWSDESSQSEDARSSKPAAKKKATMQGDREQLKWKNSSYGKVEGFWSKDQSQWKNAAENDERLSNPQIEWQNSTIDSEDGEQFDNMTDGVAEPMHGSLAGVKLSSQQA; encoded by the exons ATGTTCCAACTTCCTGTCAACAATCTTGGCAGTTTAAGAAAAGCCCGgaaaactgtgaaaaaaatacTTAGTGACATTGGGTTGGAATACTGTAAAGAACATATAGAA GATTTTAAACAATTTGAACCTAATgacttttatttgaaaaacactaCATGGGAGGATGTAGGCCTGTGGGATCCTTCACTTACGAAAAACCAG GACTATCGGACAAAACCTTTCTGCTGCAGCGCTTGTCCATTTTCCTCAAAATTCTTCTCTGCCTACAAAAGTCATTTCCGAAATGTCCATAGTGAAGACTTTGAAAATAGGATTCTCCTTAATTGCCCCTACTGTACCTTCAATGCAGACAAAAAGACTTTGGAAacacacattaaaatatttcatgctccAAACGCCAGCGCACCAAGTAGCAGCCTCAGCACtttcaaagataaaaacaaaaatgatggcCTTAAACCTAAGCAGGCTGACAGTGTAGAGCAAGCTGTTTATTACTGTAAGAAGTGCACTTACCGAGATCCTCTTTACGAAATAGTTAGGAAGCACATTTACAGGGAACATTTTCAGCATGTGGCAGCACCTTACATAgcaaaggcaggagaaaaatCACTCAATGGGGCAGTCCCCTTAGGCTCAAATGCCCGAGAAGAGAGTAGTATTCACTGCAAGCGATGCCTTTTCATGCCAAAGTCCTATGAAGCTTTGGTACAGCATGTCATCGAAGACCATGAACGTATAGGCTATCAGGTCACTGCCATGATTGGGCACACAAATGTAGTGGTTCCCCGATCCAAACCCTTGATGCTAATTGCTCCCAAACCTCAAGACAAGAAGAGCATGGGACTTCCACCAAGAATCGGTTCCCTTGCTTCTGGAAATGTCCGGTCTTTACCATCACAGCAGATGGTGAATCGACTCTCAATACCAAAGCCTAACTTAAATTCTACAGGAGTCAACATGATGTCCAGTGTTCACCTGCAGCAGAACAACTATGGAGTCAAATCTGTAGGCCAGGGTTACAGTGTTGGTCAGTCAATGAGACTGGGTCTAGGTGGCAACGCACCAGTTTCTATTCCTCAACAATCTCAGTCTGTAAAGCAGTTACTTCCAAGTGGAAATGGAAGGTCTTACGGGCTTGGGTCAGAGCAGAGGTCCCAGGCACCAGCAAGATACTCACTGCAGTCTGCTAATGCCTCTTCTCTCTCATCGGGCCAGTTAAagtctccttccctctcccagtCCCAGGCATCCAGAGTGTTAGGTCAGTCCAGTTCCAAACCTGCTGCAGCTGCCACAGGACCTCCCCCAGGTAACACTTCCTCAACTCAAAAGTGGAAAATATGTACAATCTGTAATGAGCTTTTTCCTGAAAATGTCTATAGTGTGCACTTCGAAAAAGAACATAAAGCTGAGAAAGTCCCAGCAGTAGCCAACTACATTATGAAGATACACAATTTTACTAGCAAATGCCTCTACTGTAATCGCTATTTGCCCACAGATACTCTGCTCAACCATATGTTAATTCATGGTCTGTCTTGTCCATATTGCCGTTCAACTTTCAATGATGTGGAGAAGATGGCCGCACACATGCGGATGGTTCACATCGATGAAGAGATGGGACCTAAAACAGATTCTACTTTGAGTTTTGATTTGACATTGCAGCAGGGTAGTCACACTAACATCCATCTCCTGGTGACCACATACAATCTGAGGGATGCCCCAGCTGAATCTGTTGCTTACCATGCCCAGAATAACCCTCCAGTTCCTCCAAAGCCACAGCCAAAAGTTCAGGAAAAGGCAGATATCCCTGTTAAAAGTTCACCTCAAGCTGCAGTGCCCTATAAAAAAGATGTTGGGAAAACCCTTTGTCCTCTTTGCTTTTCAATCCTAAAAGGACCCATATCTGATGCACTTGCACATCACTTACGAGAGAGGCACCAGGTTATTCAGACGGTTCATCCAGTTGAGAAAAAGCTCACCTACAAATGTATCCATTGCCTTGGTGTGTATACCAGCAACATGACCGCCTCGACTATCACTCTGCATCTAGTTCACTGCAGGGGTGTTGGAAAGACCCAAAATGGCCAGGATAAGACAAATGCACCCTCTCGGCTTAATCAGTCTCCAAGCCTGGCACCTGTGAAGCGCACTTATGAGCAAATGGAATTTCCCTTACTGAAAAAACGAAAGTTAGATGATGATAGTGATTCACCCAGCTTCTTTGAGGAGAAGCCTGAAGAGCCTGTTGTTTTAGCTTTAGACCCCAAGGGTCATGAAGATGATTCCTATGAAGCCAGGAAAAGCTTTCTAACAAAGTATTTCAACAAACAGCCCTATCCCACCAGGAGAGAAATTGAGAAGCTAGCAGCCAGTTTATGGTTATGGAAGAGTGACATTGCTTCCCATTTTAGtaacaaaaggaagaaatgtgTCCGTGATTGTGAAAAGTACAAGCCTGGCGTGTTGCTGGGGTTTAACATGAAAGAATTAAATAAAGTCAAGCATGAGATGGATTTTGATGCTGAGTGGCTATTTGAAAATCATGATGAGAAGGATTCCAGAGTCAACGCAAGTAAGACTGCTGACAAAAAGCTTAACCTTGGGAAAGAAGATGACAGTTCCTCAGACAGTTTTGGAAATTTGGAAGAAGAATCCAATGAAAGTGGTAGCCCTTTTGACCCTGTTTTTGAGGTTGAGCCTAAAATCTCTAACAGTAACCCAGAGGAACATGTACTGAAGGTAATTCCTGAGGATGCTTTAGAATCTGAGGAGAAGCTAGACCAAAAAGAGGAGGATGGTTCAAAATACGAAACTATTCATTTGACTGAGGAACCAACCAAACTAATGCACAATGCTTCTGATAGTGAGGTTGACCAAGACGATGTTGTTGAGTGGAAAGACGGAGCTTCTCCATCTGAGAGTGGGCCTGGATCCCAACAAGTGTCAGACTTTGAGGACAATACCTGTGAAATGAAACCAGGAACCTGGTCTGATGAGTCTTCCCAAAGTGAAGATGCAAGGAGCAGTAAGCCAGCTGCCAAAAAAAAGGCTACCATGCAAGGTGACAGAGAGCAGTTGAAATGGAAGAATAGTTCCTATGGAAAAGTTGAAGGGTTTTGGTCTAAGGACCAGTCACAGTGGAAGAATGCAGCTGAGAATGATGAGCGCTTATCTAACCCCCAGATTGAGTGGCAGAATAGCACAATTGACAGTGAGGATGGGGAACAGTTTGACAACATGACTGACGGAGTAGCTGAGCCCATGCATGGCAGCTTAGCTGGAGTTAAACTGAGCAGCCAACAGGCCTAA
- the ADNP gene encoding activity-dependent neuroprotector homeobox protein isoform X2 has translation MPKSYEALVQHVIEDHERIGYQVTAMIGHTNVVVPRSKPLMLIAPKPQDKKSMGLPPRIGSLASGNVRSLPSQQMVNRLSIPKPNLNSTGVNMMSSVHLQQNNYGVKSVGQGYSVGQSMRLGLGGNAPVSIPQQSQSVKQLLPSGNGRSYGLGSEQRSQAPARYSLQSANASSLSSGQLKSPSLSQSQASRVLGQSSSKPAAAATGPPPGNTSSTQKWKICTICNELFPENVYSVHFEKEHKAEKVPAVANYIMKIHNFTSKCLYCNRYLPTDTLLNHMLIHGLSCPYCRSTFNDVEKMAAHMRMVHIDEEMGPKTDSTLSFDLTLQQGSHTNIHLLVTTYNLRDAPAESVAYHAQNNPPVPPKPQPKVQEKADIPVKSSPQAAVPYKKDVGKTLCPLCFSILKGPISDALAHHLRERHQVIQTVHPVEKKLTYKCIHCLGVYTSNMTASTITLHLVHCRGVGKTQNGQDKTNAPSRLNQSPSLAPVKRTYEQMEFPLLKKRKLDDDSDSPSFFEEKPEEPVVLALDPKGHEDDSYEARKSFLTKYFNKQPYPTRREIEKLAASLWLWKSDIASHFSNKRKKCVRDCEKYKPGVLLGFNMKELNKVKHEMDFDAEWLFENHDEKDSRVNASKTADKKLNLGKEDDSSSDSFGNLEEESNESGSPFDPVFEVEPKISNSNPEEHVLKVIPEDALESEEKLDQKEEDGSKYETIHLTEEPTKLMHNASDSEVDQDDVVEWKDGASPSESGPGSQQVSDFEDNTCEMKPGTWSDESSQSEDARSSKPAAKKKATMQGDREQLKWKNSSYGKVEGFWSKDQSQWKNAAENDERLSNPQIEWQNSTIDSEDGEQFDNMTDGVAEPMHGSLAGVKLSSQQA, from the coding sequence ATGCCAAAGTCCTATGAAGCTTTGGTACAGCATGTCATCGAAGACCATGAACGTATAGGCTATCAGGTCACTGCCATGATTGGGCACACAAATGTAGTGGTTCCCCGATCCAAACCCTTGATGCTAATTGCTCCCAAACCTCAAGACAAGAAGAGCATGGGACTTCCACCAAGAATCGGTTCCCTTGCTTCTGGAAATGTCCGGTCTTTACCATCACAGCAGATGGTGAATCGACTCTCAATACCAAAGCCTAACTTAAATTCTACAGGAGTCAACATGATGTCCAGTGTTCACCTGCAGCAGAACAACTATGGAGTCAAATCTGTAGGCCAGGGTTACAGTGTTGGTCAGTCAATGAGACTGGGTCTAGGTGGCAACGCACCAGTTTCTATTCCTCAACAATCTCAGTCTGTAAAGCAGTTACTTCCAAGTGGAAATGGAAGGTCTTACGGGCTTGGGTCAGAGCAGAGGTCCCAGGCACCAGCAAGATACTCACTGCAGTCTGCTAATGCCTCTTCTCTCTCATCGGGCCAGTTAAagtctccttccctctcccagtCCCAGGCATCCAGAGTGTTAGGTCAGTCCAGTTCCAAACCTGCTGCAGCTGCCACAGGACCTCCCCCAGGTAACACTTCCTCAACTCAAAAGTGGAAAATATGTACAATCTGTAATGAGCTTTTTCCTGAAAATGTCTATAGTGTGCACTTCGAAAAAGAACATAAAGCTGAGAAAGTCCCAGCAGTAGCCAACTACATTATGAAGATACACAATTTTACTAGCAAATGCCTCTACTGTAATCGCTATTTGCCCACAGATACTCTGCTCAACCATATGTTAATTCATGGTCTGTCTTGTCCATATTGCCGTTCAACTTTCAATGATGTGGAGAAGATGGCCGCACACATGCGGATGGTTCACATCGATGAAGAGATGGGACCTAAAACAGATTCTACTTTGAGTTTTGATTTGACATTGCAGCAGGGTAGTCACACTAACATCCATCTCCTGGTGACCACATACAATCTGAGGGATGCCCCAGCTGAATCTGTTGCTTACCATGCCCAGAATAACCCTCCAGTTCCTCCAAAGCCACAGCCAAAAGTTCAGGAAAAGGCAGATATCCCTGTTAAAAGTTCACCTCAAGCTGCAGTGCCCTATAAAAAAGATGTTGGGAAAACCCTTTGTCCTCTTTGCTTTTCAATCCTAAAAGGACCCATATCTGATGCACTTGCACATCACTTACGAGAGAGGCACCAGGTTATTCAGACGGTTCATCCAGTTGAGAAAAAGCTCACCTACAAATGTATCCATTGCCTTGGTGTGTATACCAGCAACATGACCGCCTCGACTATCACTCTGCATCTAGTTCACTGCAGGGGTGTTGGAAAGACCCAAAATGGCCAGGATAAGACAAATGCACCCTCTCGGCTTAATCAGTCTCCAAGCCTGGCACCTGTGAAGCGCACTTATGAGCAAATGGAATTTCCCTTACTGAAAAAACGAAAGTTAGATGATGATAGTGATTCACCCAGCTTCTTTGAGGAGAAGCCTGAAGAGCCTGTTGTTTTAGCTTTAGACCCCAAGGGTCATGAAGATGATTCCTATGAAGCCAGGAAAAGCTTTCTAACAAAGTATTTCAACAAACAGCCCTATCCCACCAGGAGAGAAATTGAGAAGCTAGCAGCCAGTTTATGGTTATGGAAGAGTGACATTGCTTCCCATTTTAGtaacaaaaggaagaaatgtgTCCGTGATTGTGAAAAGTACAAGCCTGGCGTGTTGCTGGGGTTTAACATGAAAGAATTAAATAAAGTCAAGCATGAGATGGATTTTGATGCTGAGTGGCTATTTGAAAATCATGATGAGAAGGATTCCAGAGTCAACGCAAGTAAGACTGCTGACAAAAAGCTTAACCTTGGGAAAGAAGATGACAGTTCCTCAGACAGTTTTGGAAATTTGGAAGAAGAATCCAATGAAAGTGGTAGCCCTTTTGACCCTGTTTTTGAGGTTGAGCCTAAAATCTCTAACAGTAACCCAGAGGAACATGTACTGAAGGTAATTCCTGAGGATGCTTTAGAATCTGAGGAGAAGCTAGACCAAAAAGAGGAGGATGGTTCAAAATACGAAACTATTCATTTGACTGAGGAACCAACCAAACTAATGCACAATGCTTCTGATAGTGAGGTTGACCAAGACGATGTTGTTGAGTGGAAAGACGGAGCTTCTCCATCTGAGAGTGGGCCTGGATCCCAACAAGTGTCAGACTTTGAGGACAATACCTGTGAAATGAAACCAGGAACCTGGTCTGATGAGTCTTCCCAAAGTGAAGATGCAAGGAGCAGTAAGCCAGCTGCCAAAAAAAAGGCTACCATGCAAGGTGACAGAGAGCAGTTGAAATGGAAGAATAGTTCCTATGGAAAAGTTGAAGGGTTTTGGTCTAAGGACCAGTCACAGTGGAAGAATGCAGCTGAGAATGATGAGCGCTTATCTAACCCCCAGATTGAGTGGCAGAATAGCACAATTGACAGTGAGGATGGGGAACAGTTTGACAACATGACTGACGGAGTAGCTGAGCCCATGCATGGCAGCTTAGCTGGAGTTAAACTGAGCAGCCAACAGGCCTAA